The following coding sequences are from one Treponema parvum window:
- the xylA gene encoding xylose isomerase: MSFFKGSKEFFPGVGEIKYECPKSKNPLAFKYYDAEKTVGGKKMKDWLRFAVAYWHSFCADGTDPFGSKTRIFSWQNAEEKADAAFEFFTKLGAGYYCWHDRDISPEGGSPEESVKNLDHITDLLLERQKATGVKLLWGTANVFTNPRYMNGAATNPDFQLVAQAASQVKAAIDATIKLGGSGYTFWGGREGYMSLLNTDMKAEKEHLALFLSMARDYARKHGFKGCFYIEPKPMEPSKHQYDFDSETVIGFLRSHGLDKDFKLNIEANHAELAGHDFVHELTVCVDNGMLGSVDANRGDPMNGWDTDQFPASIYETTNAMLQIIRMGGFKTGGLNFDSKVRRNSNAPEDLFIAHIGGMDIFARGLEKAFAVLDDGRIPEMLKERYSSFKRGNGKKFTDGKMTMEELADLAGPYEKVASTSGKQELYENIMNEIILG, translated from the coding sequence ATGTCGTTTTTTAAAGGTTCAAAAGAGTTTTTCCCCGGCGTAGGGGAAATCAAGTACGAGTGTCCCAAGTCAAAAAATCCGCTTGCATTCAAATATTATGACGCGGAAAAAACCGTGGGCGGCAAAAAGATGAAGGATTGGCTCCGATTTGCCGTCGCCTACTGGCATTCGTTCTGCGCCGACGGAACGGATCCTTTCGGCTCAAAGACAAGAATTTTTTCATGGCAGAACGCCGAAGAAAAAGCCGACGCGGCGTTCGAGTTCTTTACAAAACTCGGAGCGGGATATTACTGTTGGCATGACCGCGACATTTCGCCCGAAGGAGGGAGTCCCGAAGAGAGCGTTAAAAATCTTGATCACATTACCGACTTGCTTTTGGAACGCCAAAAAGCTACGGGCGTAAAGCTTCTCTGGGGAACGGCAAACGTGTTTACGAACCCCAGGTATATGAACGGCGCAGCGACGAATCCCGATTTCCAGCTGGTGGCGCAGGCGGCGTCTCAAGTCAAAGCTGCGATCGACGCGACCATAAAACTCGGCGGATCCGGCTATACGTTCTGGGGCGGACGCGAAGGCTATATGAGCCTTTTAAATACGGATATGAAGGCCGAAAAAGAACACCTCGCGCTTTTTTTAAGCATGGCCCGCGATTATGCTCGCAAACACGGATTTAAAGGCTGTTTCTACATCGAACCCAAACCTATGGAGCCTTCGAAACATCAGTATGATTTTGACAGCGAAACCGTCATAGGATTTTTGCGCTCGCACGGTCTTGACAAAGACTTTAAATTAAACATCGAAGCGAACCACGCGGAGCTCGCAGGACACGACTTCGTGCATGAGCTTACGGTATGTGTGGACAACGGAATGCTAGGTTCCGTGGACGCGAACAGAGGCGATCCCATGAACGGCTGGGACACGGATCAATTTCCCGCAAGCATATATGAAACGACAAACGCAATGCTGCAGATAATCCGCATGGGCGGCTTTAAAACCGGCGGACTCAATTTCGATTCGAAGGTGCGGCGAAATTCAAACGCGCCGGAAGATCTGTTTATAGCGCATATAGGCGGAATGGATATTTTTGCGCGCGGCCTTGAAAAAGCGTTCGCAGTCTTGGACGACGGCAGAATCCCTGAAATGCTTAAAGAACGCTATTCGAGTTTTAAAAGAGGGAACGGTAAAAAATTTACCGACGGCAAGATGACGATGGAAGAACTGGCCGATCTTGCCGGTCCTTATGAAAAAGTCGCTTCCACATCGGGAAAACAGGAATTATACGAAAACATAATGAATGAAATTATCTTAGGATGA
- a CDS encoding aspartate aminotransferase family protein, which produces MEKLIVNNYGSFDTVFVKGKGARLYDRDGKEYIDFLSGIGVNCLGHNYKPLVKAIKKQASKEIHISNYYLSDVGIKFAQRLLAVTGFEKGFFGNSGAEANEAAIKLARKYGYLNGGKKRSVIYTLENSFHGRTIATLTATGQEKFHPPYFAPYVEGFKTIKANDFEAIKSAFDDTTAALMIECVQGEGGVNLVDEKWAKAAAEQARKAGAIVIADEVQTGIGRTGTFLACETLGFEPEVVTLAKGIAGGVPMGACLFRGKAANVFSAGDHQSTFAGNPLACAAGLVVLSTLASEGFMDKVNENGDFIRSSIRSWDSPIVRDVRGKGLMIGVEIVPSIKPFDIEVACMKEGLCTSVAGNSVVRFLPPLVIGKKEMDKGLSIFKKALDSFSN; this is translated from the coding sequence ATGGAAAAATTAATTGTAAATAATTACGGCAGTTTCGACACGGTTTTTGTAAAAGGAAAAGGCGCCCGGCTGTACGACAGGGACGGCAAAGAATACATAGATTTTCTGTCCGGAATCGGAGTTAATTGCCTCGGACACAACTATAAACCGCTCGTCAAAGCGATAAAAAAACAAGCCTCAAAAGAAATACACATTTCAAACTATTATCTAAGCGACGTCGGAATAAAATTCGCCCAAAGACTCCTTGCCGTCACGGGTTTTGAAAAAGGGTTTTTCGGAAATTCCGGCGCAGAAGCAAACGAAGCGGCGATAAAACTCGCACGCAAATACGGATATTTAAATGGCGGTAAAAAACGCAGCGTGATTTATACGCTTGAAAATTCTTTTCACGGAAGAACAATCGCTACCCTTACGGCCACAGGGCAGGAAAAATTCCATCCTCCGTACTTTGCTCCTTATGTCGAAGGATTTAAGACCATAAAGGCAAATGATTTTGAAGCGATAAAGAGCGCGTTTGACGACACTACGGCGGCTCTCATGATCGAATGCGTTCAGGGCGAAGGCGGAGTAAACCTTGTAGACGAAAAATGGGCAAAGGCGGCGGCGGAACAAGCGCGTAAAGCAGGTGCGATCGTGATTGCGGATGAAGTTCAAACCGGAATCGGCCGCACGGGAACCTTTCTTGCGTGCGAGACGCTGGGCTTCGAACCTGAAGTCGTTACGCTGGCCAAGGGGATCGCCGGCGGCGTGCCTATGGGGGCATGCCTGTTCAGGGGAAAGGCTGCAAACGTTTTTTCAGCAGGCGATCATCAGTCGACATTTGCAGGCAACCCGCTCGCATGCGCCGCCGGCCTCGTCGTATTGAGCACGCTCGCATCCGAAGGCTTTATGGACAAGGTAAACGAAAATGGGGACTTCATACGCAGCTCCATACGCAGCTGGGATTCCCCCATCGTACGAGACGTTCGCGGCAAAGGTCTCATGATCGGCGTAGAAATCGTTCCGTCAATAAAACCTTTCGACATAGAGGTCGCCTGTATGAAAGAAGGTCTTTGTACTTCCGTTGCGGGAAATTCCGTCGTTCGTTTTCTCCCGCCGCTTGTGATCGGTAAAAAAGAAATGGACAAGGGTCTTTCTATTTTTAAAAAAGCGCTGGATTCCTTTTCAAACTAA
- a CDS encoding DMT family transporter, translating into MKSSIKAEVPFFKRTIVVFLCAAICCAFWGSSMPCIKGGYALFSIGSDNIPARILFAGVRFIIAGILTILSGSFGAKKFLIPIDKSSWIRVFVLCTFQTVLQYFFLYGGLAHTLGVKSAIIGATNVFASILVASLIFRQEKLTLRKIIGCLIGFCGVVILNLFGTGGILQTDLSFKFIGEGFLFLSAIAHGVAAALLKKFSKNNNPVMLSGWQFFFGGVIMATAGYSAGGRMIVADGMFFAAVSLLIYMALISTVAYSLWGILLKYNHVSKVVIFGFLNPVFGVIFSAVFLNEANRTGSVAIISLLLVCIGIIVVSKGKN; encoded by the coding sequence TTGAAATCATCGATAAAAGCCGAAGTTCCGTTTTTTAAACGCACCATTGTCGTATTTTTGTGCGCGGCGATATGCTGCGCGTTTTGGGGAAGTTCCATGCCCTGCATAAAAGGCGGCTACGCTCTTTTTTCAATCGGATCCGACAACATCCCCGCACGAATACTTTTTGCAGGAGTGCGTTTTATAATAGCCGGAATTCTTACGATTTTAAGCGGAAGTTTCGGAGCAAAAAAGTTTCTTATTCCCATAGATAAAAGTTCATGGATCCGTGTTTTTGTCCTTTGTACGTTCCAAACGGTTTTGCAATACTTTTTTCTTTACGGCGGACTTGCGCACACATTAGGCGTCAAATCGGCGATCATAGGAGCGACAAACGTATTCGCTTCAATACTTGTAGCGTCCTTAATATTCCGACAAGAAAAACTTACGCTTCGAAAAATCATAGGATGCCTGATCGGTTTTTGCGGCGTCGTAATACTAAATCTGTTCGGTACGGGCGGAATTTTGCAAACGGATCTTTCTTTTAAGTTTATTGGAGAAGGTTTTTTGTTTTTATCGGCCATTGCGCACGGGGTCGCCGCAGCCCTCCTTAAAAAATTTTCAAAAAACAATAATCCCGTAATGCTGAGCGGTTGGCAATTTTTCTTCGGCGGCGTGATCATGGCGACGGCAGGATATTCCGCCGGAGGAAGGATGATCGTTGCCGACGGAATGTTTTTCGCGGCCGTATCGCTCTTAATCTACATGGCCCTAATAAGCACGGTCGCCTATTCTTTATGGGGAATACTTTTAAAATACAATCACGTTTCAAAGGTTGTTATCTTCGGATTTTTAAATCCCGTATTCGGGGTTATTTTTTCGGCAGTATTTTTAAATGAAGCGAACAGAACGGGAAGCGTTGCGATCATTTCACTTTTGCTGGTATGCATAGGAATCATCGTAGTATCAAAGGGGAAAAACTAA
- the argJ gene encoding bifunctional glutamate N-acetyltransferase/amino-acid acetyltransferase ArgJ, producing the protein MHCDICFIDGGVTAPKGFTANGILCKIKPSRKTNDTALIFSEKPCTAAGLFTQNRVKAESVKLTQKNIADGKIQAVIANSGNANACTGKEGAENAYRMAKSAADALGISPEDVIVCSTGVIGQQLPVEKIERNMESLKSGLSKKGHEQARIAIMTTDTQYKECAVKTVIGGKTVTIGAMCKGSGMIHINLGTMLCFITTDCAVNRRMLEKALRLSAEGTFNCVSIDGDTSTNDTLTIMANGMAGNAQITSEGKDFDTFLEALNTLNTVMAKKIAADGEGASRLIECRTVGARDIESARHLAKEIIGSNLVKAAMFGKDANWGRILCAMGYSTAYFTPEKTSVYFISRIDAHRYFTPGKEDEAGLLSEKIPDNEILKKDGIKAIKVFELGVPLNFDEELAKEILKEEVVQILVTMEDGNAEARAWGCDLTYDYVKINGDYRT; encoded by the coding sequence ATGCATTGCGACATATGCTTTATCGACGGAGGAGTTACGGCGCCGAAAGGATTTACGGCCAACGGAATCCTTTGTAAAATCAAGCCTTCCCGAAAAACGAACGATACGGCCCTTATATTTTCAGAAAAACCCTGCACGGCTGCAGGTCTTTTTACCCAAAACAGGGTCAAAGCCGAAAGCGTAAAACTTACTCAAAAAAACATTGCCGATGGAAAAATTCAAGCCGTCATAGCCAACAGCGGCAACGCCAATGCCTGTACGGGAAAAGAAGGAGCCGAAAACGCATACAGGATGGCAAAAAGCGCCGCCGACGCTCTGGGCATAAGCCCCGAAGACGTCATAGTCTGTTCGACAGGAGTCATAGGGCAGCAGCTCCCCGTAGAAAAGATCGAGCGCAACATGGAAAGTCTAAAATCAGGACTCTCGAAAAAAGGCCACGAACAGGCGCGCATTGCCATCATGACGACAGACACTCAATACAAAGAATGCGCCGTTAAAACCGTGATCGGCGGCAAAACCGTTACGATCGGCGCAATGTGCAAGGGAAGCGGAATGATCCACATAAATTTGGGAACGATGCTCTGCTTTATCACTACGGATTGCGCGGTAAACAGGCGGATGCTTGAAAAGGCCTTGCGCCTAAGCGCGGAAGGAACTTTTAACTGCGTTTCGATCGACGGCGACACAAGCACGAACGACACCCTTACGATTATGGCGAACGGTATGGCGGGCAACGCTCAAATAACATCGGAAGGAAAAGATTTTGACACATTCCTTGAAGCGTTGAACACTCTTAACACCGTCATGGCAAAAAAAATTGCAGCGGACGGAGAAGGCGCAAGCCGCCTGATCGAATGCCGAACGGTAGGAGCGAGAGATATAGAAAGCGCACGGCATCTTGCAAAAGAAATTATCGGCTCGAATCTTGTAAAAGCCGCAATGTTCGGTAAAGACGCAAACTGGGGACGCATTTTATGCGCAATGGGATATTCGACCGCATATTTTACGCCGGAAAAAACTTCGGTTTATTTTATAAGCCGCATCGATGCGCATCGGTATTTTACACCCGGCAAGGAAGACGAGGCGGGTCTTCTTTCGGAAAAAATTCCTGATAACGAAATATTGAAAAAAGACGGAATTAAAGCCATAAAAGTCTTCGAACTGGGAGTTCCACTAAATTTTGACGAAGAGCTTGCAAAAGAAATATTAAAAGAAGAAGTTGTCCAAATACTTGTTACGATGGAAGACGGAAACGCGGAAGCGAGGGCGTGGGGCTGCGATTTGACTTACGACTATGTAAAAATCAACGGCGACTATCGCACATAA
- the xylB gene encoding xylulokinase has translation MKTVAGIDLGTQSMKIVVYDYLKRTEVIKTSAKIDMIAENDGTREQKTQWYRDALKSCFERIPAEIRASIRALGVSGQQHGFVALDKNAEPVYNIKLWNDTSTLEECKALTKKLGGDEKVIEEAGNVIIPSFTAGKILWLKEHKREAFKAMRYIMLPHDYVNFLLTGNYVMEYGDASGTVLLNAKKHIWSKKICDAIDPILYEKLPPLISPDKAAGVVCKKASGEFGIPEGIVVSSGGGDNMMGAIGTGTVEEGILTMSMGTSGTLYGYSDNLVADPLNGISGFCSSTGGYLPLLCTMNCTVVTEYTRSLFGLSVKDFDEEAAKSVPGADGVFIMPYLNGERFPHLPHGKCSIEGLTAGNYRKENICRAALESAAFAMKGGIELFEKLGFKAKEIRLIGGGAKSAIWRQITADIMGFPIVMPLYDEAAALGAALQALYVLELSEGKKVSIASLCAEHVKINGTASTVPNPQNRKAYDARYDDYRTMLGCLSGLYK, from the coding sequence ATGAAAACAGTAGCGGGAATAGATCTCGGCACACAGAGCATGAAGATAGTCGTATACGACTATCTTAAACGGACGGAAGTTATTAAAACGTCGGCAAAAATCGATATGATTGCCGAAAACGACGGCACTCGCGAACAAAAAACACAGTGGTACAGGGACGCCCTAAAGTCCTGCTTTGAACGAATTCCTGCTGAAATAAGAGCTTCCATAAGAGCGTTGGGAGTTTCAGGCCAGCAGCACGGTTTTGTCGCTCTGGATAAAAATGCGGAGCCGGTTTACAACATTAAACTTTGGAACGACACTTCAACACTCGAAGAGTGCAAAGCGCTTACAAAAAAACTGGGCGGAGACGAAAAAGTCATAGAGGAAGCGGGAAACGTGATTATACCGAGTTTTACCGCCGGAAAGATTCTGTGGCTCAAAGAGCACAAAAGAGAAGCGTTTAAAGCCATGCGTTACATAATGCTCCCGCACGACTATGTTAATTTTTTGCTTACGGGAAATTATGTTATGGAATACGGCGACGCGTCCGGGACGGTGCTGCTAAACGCCAAAAAACATATATGGTCGAAAAAGATATGCGATGCCATAGATCCTATCTTATATGAAAAACTTCCGCCTTTGATTTCTCCGGATAAGGCGGCCGGAGTAGTTTGCAAAAAAGCGAGCGGCGAATTCGGCATTCCCGAGGGAATCGTCGTGTCTTCAGGCGGCGGCGATAATATGATGGGCGCCATAGGGACGGGAACGGTGGAAGAAGGAATTCTTACCATGAGCATGGGAACTTCGGGAACTCTTTACGGGTACTCGGACAACCTGGTAGCCGATCCTTTAAACGGAATTTCAGGATTCTGTTCGTCTACGGGCGGATACCTTCCTCTCCTATGCACTATGAATTGTACCGTCGTAACCGAATACACGCGAAGCCTTTTCGGCCTCAGCGTCAAAGACTTTGACGAAGAAGCCGCAAAATCCGTGCCGGGAGCGGACGGAGTATTTATAATGCCGTATTTGAACGGGGAGCGCTTTCCTCACCTGCCGCACGGCAAATGCAGCATAGAAGGCCTTACCGCAGGAAACTACAGGAAAGAAAATATCTGTCGCGCCGCTTTGGAAAGCGCGGCCTTCGCAATGAAGGGAGGAATCGAACTTTTTGAAAAGCTCGGGTTTAAAGCAAAGGAAATCCGTCTCATAGGCGGCGGCGCAAAAAGCGCAATATGGCGGCAAATAACGGCGGACATAATGGGTTTTCCTATCGTCATGCCGCTTTACGACGAAGCCGCCGCCCTAGGAGCGGCATTGCAGGCTCTTTACGTGCTTGAGCTTTCCGAAGGCAAAAAAGTTTCAATAGCTTCTTTGTGCGCGGAACACGTAAAGATAAACGGCACTGCGTCTACTGTTCCGAATCCTCAAAACCGTAAAGCATACGACGCGCGGTACGATGATTACAGAACCATGCTGGGCTGTTTGAGCGGCCTTTATAAATAA
- a CDS encoding galactokinase, which yields MKDTDNKFNPSLLKREFAKIYGGTENEARIFSAPARINIIGEHIDYNGGKVLPAAIDKYLYVAVRLRPDTRVSYRDLKFPGLFDFDINDKFVFKKENDYANYLNGVLSVLKRKSGLIKSGFDALIASDIPPAGGISSSSALECGFAYAVNCLFNLNISRTDIALAGQESEHEFMNVKCGIMDQFIISTAKKDTAEFLDCATLEFEYVPLKLGDYVFVVMNTNKKRQLADSKYNERRSQCEAGLKTLQEAGIEIPNLCALSYAEFEKCAGIIKDPVIFSRVRHCVTENERVLEAVKAFKTGDLHNVGELLKASHKSLKEDYEVTGIELDTLTEAANAQEGCIGSRMTGAGFGGCAIALVRKDKTPSFVEAVQKAYTAVTGYNAGFFICTSGDGVKEITDAL from the coding sequence ATGAAAGATACGGACAATAAATTCAATCCTTCCTTATTAAAAAGGGAATTTGCAAAAATTTACGGTGGAACGGAAAATGAAGCCAGAATATTTTCCGCTCCCGCCAGAATAAACATAATAGGCGAGCACATAGACTATAACGGCGGTAAAGTTCTTCCGGCAGCCATAGATAAATATCTTTATGTTGCCGTAAGACTGCGGCCGGACACAAGGGTTTCATACAGAGATTTGAAATTCCCCGGACTTTTCGACTTCGACATAAACGACAAGTTCGTTTTTAAAAAGGAAAACGACTATGCAAATTATCTTAACGGAGTTCTTTCAGTCTTAAAGCGAAAAAGCGGCCTTATTAAGTCGGGTTTTGACGCTCTTATAGCAAGCGACATTCCTCCTGCCGGAGGAATATCATCTTCTTCGGCTCTGGAATGCGGGTTTGCCTACGCCGTAAACTGTCTGTTTAACCTTAACATAAGCCGTACGGACATCGCTCTCGCAGGCCAAGAGAGCGAGCATGAGTTTATGAACGTAAAATGCGGAATTATGGATCAGTTTATAATTTCTACGGCAAAAAAAGATACGGCCGAATTTTTGGACTGCGCAACGCTGGAGTTTGAATACGTTCCGCTTAAATTGGGCGATTACGTGTTTGTGGTTATGAATACGAATAAAAAGCGGCAACTTGCGGATTCCAAATACAATGAAAGGCGATCGCAGTGTGAAGCTGGGCTTAAAACCCTTCAGGAAGCGGGAATTGAAATTCCCAATTTATGCGCTCTTTCCTATGCGGAATTTGAGAAGTGCGCCGGAATCATTAAGGATCCAGTAATCTTTTCGAGAGTCCGTCACTGCGTCACTGAAAACGAGCGCGTCCTTGAAGCGGTAAAGGCGTTTAAAACAGGCGACTTGCATAATGTAGGGGAGCTTTTAAAGGCTTCTCACAAGTCGTTAAAGGAAGATTATGAAGTTACAGGAATAGAGCTCGATACGCTTACCGAAGCGGCGAACGCACAGGAAGGCTGCATAGGATCCAGGATGACGGGAGCGGGATTCGGCGGTTGCGCGATCGCATTAGTCCGTAAAGACAAGACGCCTTCTTTTGTCGAAGCCGTTCAAAAAGCGTATACAGCTGTTACCGGCTACAACGCAGGTTTTTTTATATGCACATCAGGCGACGGCGTAAAAGAAATTACAGACGCTCTATAA
- a CDS encoding helix-turn-helix transcriptional regulator, which yields MNIIDAVYVYLMFMGHKASWNGRYHSHKERQFEIHFFVEGAGSFLSNKKRIPISNKTIFLTLPQEFHSILPDRIVKPITYYAILFSLAPKKDRRMYECLSRLSSSAEKRQIVEESSVQFIFEEIFHYANSKDKILKKSAELLTQGLIYRFFMGTKAHISEPRTDIAADVPVSGGRVEQSIKIMEDRIYQNLKVEDLAGELGISPEHYIRIFRKKMNITPLQYFYRLKIKTAAAMICNTDLSISDISKKMSFENPFHFSRIFKKCAGLCPSAYRKLYGR from the coding sequence ATGAATATTATCGATGCGGTCTATGTGTATCTCATGTTTATGGGACATAAGGCTTCGTGGAACGGAAGGTATCACTCTCACAAGGAAAGGCAATTTGAAATTCATTTCTTTGTGGAAGGGGCGGGTTCGTTTTTGTCGAATAAAAAAAGAATTCCTATCAGCAATAAGACAATATTTTTGACCTTGCCGCAGGAATTTCATTCCATTTTGCCGGACAGGATCGTAAAGCCCATAACCTATTATGCGATTTTATTTTCGCTCGCTCCTAAAAAGGACCGCCGTATGTACGAGTGTTTGAGCCGCCTTTCAAGCTCTGCGGAAAAAAGGCAGATCGTGGAAGAAAGCAGCGTTCAGTTTATATTTGAAGAAATTTTTCATTACGCAAATTCCAAAGATAAAATTTTGAAAAAATCCGCCGAGCTTTTGACGCAAGGCCTCATATATAGGTTTTTTATGGGAACTAAGGCGCATATTTCGGAGCCGCGGACGGATATTGCTGCGGATGTTCCCGTAAGCGGCGGCAGAGTCGAACAGTCGATAAAAATCATGGAAGACAGGATCTATCAAAATCTTAAAGTTGAAGATCTTGCGGGAGAACTGGGAATTTCACCGGAACATTATATTAGAATCTTTAGAAAGAAGATGAACATTACGCCGTTGCAATACTTTTACAGGCTTAAGATAAAAACGGCCGCGGCAATGATATGCAACACAGATCTTTCCATAAGCGATATTTCAAAAAAAATGTCTTTTGAAAATCCGTTCCATTTTTCAAGAATATTTAAAAAATGCGCGGGACTGTGCCCCAGCGCTTACCGTAAATTATACGGCAGATGA
- the argB gene encoding acetylglutamate kinase has product MEKDVRIKDSEDTANGNEKPLDNEHWSNVLIQAMPYFKQWVGKIVVVKYGGNAMLNDELKSAVMKDLVLLNTIGVQVVLVHGGGPEINKMLERVGKESRFVNGLRYTDSETMEIVQMVLTGKLNKDIVGLLLQEGGRAVGLSGMDSALLRAKKVSKGEDLGLVGEVTQVNPQIIISLLDEGFIPVISTVALGEQGDPNYYNINADTAAAKIAVALKAEKFLQLTNVPGVLKDTDDPMSLIHRIRASSVPDLIENKIIVGGMIPKVECCMIALKGGVPRAHIIDGRVPHSLLIEMFSDRGIGTMIY; this is encoded by the coding sequence ATGGAAAAGGATGTGAGAATCAAAGACTCGGAAGATACAGCCAACGGGAATGAAAAACCCTTGGACAACGAACACTGGTCAAACGTACTGATTCAAGCGATGCCCTATTTTAAACAGTGGGTGGGCAAAATAGTAGTCGTAAAATACGGCGGGAATGCAATGCTTAACGACGAACTTAAATCCGCCGTCATGAAAGACCTTGTGCTTCTTAATACGATCGGAGTTCAAGTAGTGCTGGTTCACGGCGGCGGCCCTGAAATCAATAAAATGCTTGAGCGGGTAGGAAAAGAAAGCCGCTTCGTAAACGGACTTCGCTACACGGACAGCGAAACGATGGAAATAGTCCAAATGGTTTTGACCGGCAAGTTGAATAAAGACATAGTAGGCCTTCTGCTGCAGGAAGGCGGAAGAGCCGTAGGACTAAGCGGTATGGATTCCGCATTGCTTCGCGCAAAAAAAGTTTCAAAAGGCGAAGACTTGGGTTTGGTTGGAGAAGTCACCCAGGTAAATCCCCAAATCATAATATCCTTATTGGACGAAGGTTTTATACCGGTAATATCTACGGTCGCACTGGGCGAACAAGGCGATCCCAACTATTACAATATAAACGCCGACACCGCAGCCGCAAAGATCGCAGTCGCTCTTAAAGCCGAAAAATTTCTGCAGCTTACGAACGTTCCCGGCGTTTTAAAAGACACGGACGACCCTATGTCGCTCATCCACAGAATACGCGCCTCGTCGGTGCCGGATCTTATCGAAAACAAAATCATAGTCGGCGGCATGATTCCCAAGGTGGAATGCTGCATGATAGCGCTAAAAGGCGGCGTTCCCAGAGCCCACATAATCGACGGACGCGTTCCGCATTCGCTTTTGATCGAAATGTTCAGCGACAGAGGAATCGGAACGATGATATATTGA
- a CDS encoding ATP-grasp domain-containing protein, translating to MNIVFYSSNSNRFDGSSVSFKTKPSCKSEWDDLAKKYPEHNFFIVTQMPGMFLLDIEKNEIREKSPSVRYVISEKTEVKDIAREILDLKPDIAMAVTFWTAPYDWLSIKDSMIAEELSAHGVKTVCSPAKSAFQCFDKNMTHVLLENSGFKMPRAVYVHHGLFRCEAGCKEVRENVYREYILSQIEKLNFPVIIKDTVGLSSYKAEVIPTYKSAKSYLFSRKNSFDRIVEEYVSGIQFGAEIYGSGEQYTVMPPFMFSVNSFGITSPKQSVKVGPVTNKKYKIGKLKKMLKSLAKTVRLEGIMQVDLVFSDGQWYILEINSRLSGISRSYAAAQNKSLYLVLMEILSAAKAKRPVRPGKTKYVCNFKMPVLTESQIEKLYEIPFVRRIDQIHDAAASQRRAQGFCEIIFGGTSSAGELQNQLDFIAAEFPQLIEPVFFKNAKELIERL from the coding sequence ATGAATATCGTTTTTTACAGCAGCAATTCAAACAGGTTTGACGGCTCGTCCGTTTCTTTTAAGACAAAACCGTCTTGTAAAAGCGAATGGGACGATTTGGCAAAAAAGTATCCCGAGCATAATTTTTTTATCGTCACTCAAATGCCGGGAATGTTTTTGCTGGACATTGAAAAAAATGAGATTCGAGAAAAATCTCCGAGCGTTCGGTACGTAATCAGCGAAAAAACCGAAGTAAAAGATATTGCCCGTGAAATCCTTGATCTGAAACCGGATATCGCCATGGCCGTAACTTTTTGGACGGCTCCTTACGACTGGCTTTCTATAAAGGATTCAATGATCGCCGAAGAACTTTCGGCGCACGGCGTAAAAACCGTGTGCAGCCCCGCAAAGAGCGCCTTTCAATGTTTTGACAAAAATATGACGCACGTACTTTTGGAAAATTCGGGCTTTAAAATGCCTAGGGCGGTATATGTTCACCACGGACTTTTCAGATGTGAAGCGGGATGCAAGGAAGTAAGAGAAAACGTTTACAGAGAATATATTCTCTCTCAGATAGAAAAGCTTAATTTTCCCGTAATAATAAAAGACACGGTAGGGCTTAGTTCCTACAAGGCGGAAGTTATTCCGACGTATAAGAGCGCAAAATCCTATCTTTTTTCACGTAAAAACTCTTTTGACCGGATAGTGGAAGAATATGTTTCGGGTATTCAATTCGGAGCTGAAATTTACGGAAGCGGCGAACAATACACTGTTATGCCGCCGTTTATGTTTTCGGTAAACAGTTTTGGCATTACGAGCCCTAAACAGAGCGTAAAGGTCGGCCCCGTTACGAATAAAAAATATAAGATAGGTAAATTAAAGAAGATGCTTAAATCTCTTGCAAAGACCGTACGCCTTGAAGGAATAATGCAAGTCGATTTGGTGTTTTCAGACGGCCAATGGTATATCCTTGAAATAAACTCGCGTCTTTCAGGCATAAGCCGCTCATACGCCGCCGCACAAAACAAATCCTTGTATCTTGTACTTATGGAAATTCTTTCGGCGGCAAAAGCAAAACGGCCCGTACGACCGGGAAAAACAAAATACGTATGCAATTTTAAAATGCCCGTTTTAACCGAAAGCCAAATCGAAAAGCTTTATGAAATTCCCTTTGTAAGGCGCATAGATCAAATTCACGATGCGGCGGCTTCACAGCGGCGCGCGCAAGGTTTTTGCGAAATAATTTTCGGAGGAACTTCTTCCGCCGGCGAATTGCAAAATCAACTGGATTTTATCGCGGCCGAATTTCCTCAGCTGATAGAGCCGGTATTTTTTAAAAACGCAAAGGAACTTATAGAGCGTCTGTAA